A portion of the Mesorhizobium shangrilense genome contains these proteins:
- a CDS encoding GMC family oxidoreductase codes for MTDIRHIAADSCNYTNFDAVIVGSGPSGSIVARTLAERGCHVAVLEYGGLVSPGAMLEPHQAAYSKALTSNGPADGNPWTACCVGGGMPFYNGITFRYRQADLSVSQYLATDMEINWPITLQDLEPYYSEIEHLLEVSGANGFLSYPASPRGLMLSNAMQELSIRSKSIPLAIRPPRTNKGCTNCSACDDLVCPTDARASVLARNILDDSPLPGTISVLYGCFVNRIEMRDDGRAEALECYVPLSSELIRIPVERVIVCANAIQSAALMLRSKSGHAPKGIGNESGLVGRGLSFKIKGYSVGYMEPADRGSGAFAPHWGPHATVYTDDFYEHNDVPCRFGGLIYEANFPSPDKNVGLVRLHYTAGEEPWSHNRVVLDEAVDQYGIPYIRFEYRNSENDRARINFLADRADDILRHLGAFRIEREPSSHGKGSGHLHGTMRAGCDPRTSVVDSCGRVHGFTNIHVMDGSVMNFAGSSNPTHTFMANARRMAMSVK; via the coding sequence GTGACGGACATCAGACACATTGCAGCGGACTCATGTAATTACACAAACTTCGATGCGGTTATCGTCGGCTCCGGGCCATCTGGATCGATCGTCGCCCGAACACTTGCGGAAAGGGGCTGCCATGTGGCCGTCCTGGAATATGGAGGCCTGGTTTCCCCTGGCGCCATGCTTGAGCCTCATCAAGCGGCCTACAGCAAGGCACTCACTTCCAACGGCCCCGCCGATGGTAACCCATGGACAGCGTGCTGCGTCGGCGGCGGGATGCCGTTCTACAACGGGATAACGTTCAGGTACCGACAAGCAGATCTGTCAGTCTCCCAATATCTTGCGACTGACATGGAGATTAATTGGCCCATTACCCTCCAGGATCTTGAACCCTACTATTCGGAGATCGAGCATCTCCTGGAGGTCAGTGGTGCGAATGGGTTCCTATCGTATCCAGCCAGTCCGCGTGGGTTGATGTTATCCAATGCAATGCAGGAACTCAGCATAAGATCAAAGAGCATCCCCCTGGCAATCAGGCCGCCAAGGACCAACAAGGGATGCACCAATTGTTCGGCTTGCGATGATCTGGTGTGCCCTACGGATGCGAGAGCATCAGTGCTTGCAAGAAACATTTTGGATGACTCTCCCCTGCCAGGAACGATCTCGGTTCTATACGGCTGTTTCGTCAACCGGATCGAAATGCGGGACGACGGTCGGGCTGAAGCCCTTGAGTGCTATGTGCCGCTCTCATCGGAACTGATCCGGATCCCAGTTGAAAGGGTCATCGTCTGCGCAAACGCGATACAATCAGCGGCATTGATGCTTCGGTCGAAGAGTGGGCATGCACCGAAGGGAATAGGAAACGAATCCGGCCTCGTTGGGCGGGGCCTCTCATTCAAGATTAAAGGCTACTCCGTCGGCTACATGGAACCGGCCGATCGCGGCTCCGGTGCATTTGCTCCGCACTGGGGACCGCATGCGACGGTTTATACCGATGACTTCTACGAGCATAACGACGTGCCATGCAGATTTGGCGGCCTCATTTATGAAGCGAATTTCCCCTCGCCGGATAAGAACGTCGGCCTTGTGCGCCTGCACTACACAGCTGGAGAAGAGCCATGGTCGCATAATCGCGTCGTGCTTGACGAGGCCGTTGACCAGTACGGTATCCCTTACATCCGTTTCGAATACCGAAACTCCGAAAATGACCGTGCGCGAATAAATTTTCTCGCCGACCGCGCGGATGACATTCTGCGCCATCTTGGCGCATTCCGCATCGAGCGAGAGCCATCTTCCCATGGAAAAGGCAGCGGCCACCTGCACGGCACGATGCGTGCCGGATGTGATCCGAGGACCTCGGTGGTAGACAGCTGCGGCAGGGTCCACGGGTTCACCAACATCCATGTCATGGATGGCTCCGTTATGAACTTCGCGGGGAGCAGCAATCCGACACACACATTCATGGCCAACGCCAGGCGAATGGCCATGTCAGTCAAGTAA
- a CDS encoding thermonuclease family protein has translation MSVDGCGLPQWALNPKWEARDKIKAPPPVLCDPLAKAWLKRTVGNKSVECAVLGYSHDGVPLGRCATGGEDLALEMLRVGWARVAAPYPVNGQYLTVQNYAMAARYGMWATYVLDMNECLRKAVDKTPDRRPIADFNLLAQRESGISPPFDAVTNRRGQTDHC, from the coding sequence ATGTCAGTAGATGGATGCGGGCTGCCGCAATGGGCGCTCAATCCCAAATGGGAGGCCCGCGACAAGATCAAGGCGCCGCCCCCGGTCCTATGCGATCCGCTCGCCAAGGCATGGCTGAAACGCACTGTCGGCAACAAAAGCGTCGAATGTGCTGTTCTCGGCTACAGCCATGACGGTGTGCCGCTCGGTCGCTGCGCAACGGGCGGCGAGGATCTCGCCCTCGAAATGCTGCGTGTCGGATGGGCGCGGGTCGCCGCGCCCTACCCCGTGAACGGCCAGTATCTGACCGTTCAGAACTACGCGATGGCAGCGCGCTACGGCATGTGGGCCACTTACGTCCTCGATATGAATGAGTGTCTACGCAAGGCGGTCGACAAGACGCCCGACCGGCGTCCGATCGCCGATTTTAACCTACTCGCTCAGCGCGAGAGTGGAATTTCGCCTCCCTTCGATGCCGTCACAAACCGAAGAGGGCAGACCGATCATTGCTAG
- a CDS encoding S46 family peptidase: protein MAQATAIALLWTVTATTADEGMWMPGQTAEVGAAMRADGLQIDPAQLRRLDADPLNAIVSLGGCSASFVSPQGLVATNHHCVFGSIQYNSREGQDYLTNGFLAKSLGEELPAAPGSRIYVIEDMRDVTAGMLKGVSDKLNGFARNERLDTNRKALIAACEKQPNRRCDVGAYYGGASYYLQQKLEIQDVRLVYAPALGIGNFGGETDNWTWPRHTGDFGFYRAYVARDGSSRHYARDNVPYRPKSWLRIAPEGVQEGDFVMVAGFPATTNRLRTAGEVRFNFAHFEPLLQHLLSDYAAQIKQATAGNRDAQIRYAAILQGVENYEKKLAGDLAGADAIGLTARKANEEKAYRDWVADDSARQARYGAAIRELDAMVAENSRASLEGLRQALLGRAQILSSARTLYRWAKEHEKPDEDRESGFQDRNRNKTVDQLTQIERRYLPDIDRKLFEAALDVYRRLDAKDRNTAFETALDQIGLDRLYADTKLADTATRLGWLGKPATAFEASDDPFIKLAVALYPGDIAAEGVKKDRAGRTQAARATYVQGLRAYRQAIGRPVYPDANGSLRITWGKVTGRTRDGQIWTPFTTAEGLLAKHTGKGEFDAPDAAVAAIRAKDYGPYVAPALGTLPVDFMSTVDITNGNSGSATLNGRGEFVGLAFDGTLEGVISDWAPDADRNRSIHVDSRFMLWTMDKIDGAGRLLKEMGVRPASRS from the coding sequence TTGGCCCAAGCAACTGCCATCGCCTTGCTCTGGACGGTCACCGCTACGACGGCGGACGAAGGTATGTGGATGCCGGGCCAGACTGCGGAAGTGGGCGCGGCCATGCGCGCGGATGGGCTCCAGATCGATCCCGCCCAGCTGCGCCGTCTGGACGCTGACCCGCTCAACGCGATCGTATCACTGGGCGGATGCTCCGCCTCCTTCGTCAGTCCACAAGGGCTGGTCGCGACCAATCATCACTGCGTGTTCGGATCGATCCAGTACAACAGCAGGGAGGGCCAGGACTATCTCACAAACGGCTTTCTGGCGAAGAGCCTGGGTGAAGAATTGCCCGCGGCGCCCGGCAGCCGCATCTATGTGATCGAGGATATGCGGGATGTGACCGCCGGCATGCTCAAGGGCGTTTCGGACAAGCTGAACGGCTTTGCCCGCAATGAACGGCTCGACACGAACCGCAAGGCGCTGATCGCCGCATGTGAAAAACAGCCCAATCGCCGCTGCGACGTGGGGGCCTATTATGGCGGCGCCTCCTACTATCTCCAGCAGAAGCTCGAAATTCAGGACGTGCGCCTCGTCTATGCGCCCGCGCTCGGCATCGGTAACTTCGGCGGCGAAACGGACAATTGGACGTGGCCGCGCCACACAGGCGACTTCGGCTTTTATCGCGCCTATGTCGCTCGTGATGGTTCCTCCCGCCATTATGCGCGCGACAATGTACCTTACCGGCCGAAGAGCTGGCTGCGCATCGCCCCTGAAGGCGTCCAAGAAGGCGATTTCGTGATGGTCGCCGGCTTCCCGGCGACGACCAATCGGTTGCGCACCGCCGGCGAAGTACGGTTCAACTTCGCGCACTTCGAACCGCTGCTGCAGCATTTGTTGTCGGACTATGCCGCCCAGATCAAGCAGGCCACGGCAGGCAATCGTGACGCGCAGATCCGCTACGCCGCCATCCTGCAAGGCGTGGAAAACTACGAGAAGAAGCTGGCGGGCGATCTCGCCGGCGCCGATGCGATTGGGCTCACCGCTCGCAAGGCCAACGAGGAGAAAGCTTATCGCGACTGGGTTGCTGACGATTCCGCGCGGCAGGCGCGCTATGGCGCAGCAATCCGCGAACTGGACGCCATGGTGGCCGAGAACAGCCGGGCCTCGCTCGAGGGACTGCGGCAGGCGCTTTTGGGCCGCGCGCAAATCCTCTCATCCGCGCGCACTCTCTATCGCTGGGCGAAGGAGCACGAGAAGCCCGATGAAGACCGCGAAAGCGGCTTTCAGGATCGTAACCGCAACAAGACCGTCGATCAACTGACGCAGATCGAACGCCGTTATCTGCCCGACATCGATCGCAAGCTCTTCGAGGCCGCGCTCGATGTATATCGCCGGCTGGACGCGAAGGATCGCAATACTGCGTTCGAGACCGCTCTGGACCAAATCGGCCTTGACCGACTTTATGCAGACACCAAACTCGCCGACACGGCCACGCGGCTCGGCTGGCTCGGCAAGCCGGCTACTGCCTTCGAGGCGTCGGATGATCCTTTCATTAAACTGGCGGTCGCGCTCTATCCTGGCGACATAGCTGCGGAGGGCGTGAAGAAAGACCGCGCCGGCCGCACGCAGGCGGCCCGCGCGACCTATGTGCAGGGCCTGCGTGCCTATCGGCAGGCGATCGGCCGGCCCGTGTATCCGGACGCGAATGGATCGCTGCGCATCACCTGGGGCAAGGTGACAGGGCGAACGCGCGACGGGCAGATCTGGACGCCCTTCACCACGGCCGAGGGACTACTGGCCAAGCACACTGGCAAGGGCGAGTTCGATGCGCCGGATGCCGCGGTTGCCGCGATTCGGGCCAAGGATTATGGCCCATATGTCGCGCCAGCGCTGGGCACGTTGCCGGTCGACTTTATGTCCACGGTCGACATCACCAACGGCAACAGCGGCTCGGCGACGCTGAACGGGCGCGGCGAGTTCGTCGGTCTCGCGTTCGACGGCACGCTCGAGGGCGTGATCTCGGACTGGGCCCCTGACGCGGATCGCAATCGCAGCATCCATGTCGACAGTCGCTTCATGCTCTGGACCATGGACAAGATCGACGGCGCGGGCCGGCTGCTCAAGGAAATGGGAGTGCGGCCGGCGTCGCGCTCCTGA